Proteins encoded by one window of Lycium barbarum isolate Lr01 chromosome 11, ASM1917538v2, whole genome shotgun sequence:
- the LOC132620240 gene encoding LRR receptor-like serine/threonine-protein kinase RGI5, producing MALTGTIPHNFGNLSFLVSLDLGSNNFYGNLPQEMARLRRLKFLDLSFNSFSGEVPSLFGFLHQLQVLNLGNNSFTGTIPSLFSNISTLETLNLKFNSIDGQIPKVIGSLINLRELNLRGNKLIGAIPLSLLNASRLETLEISYNLLQGNIPEGIGNLHNMNVLSIQDNQLTGSIPFTIFNISIIEFIAFSNHSLSGNLPNGLCNGIPILNGLYLSFNKLHGHVPTSFPNCSELQILSLSYNEFDGPIHSEIERLTNLQGLALGSNHFTGMFYLMNASSIVSN from the coding sequence ATGGCTCTTACAGGAACAATTCCCCATAATTTTGGTAACCTCTCATTTCTTGTTTCTCTTGACTTGGGAAGCAACAATTTCTATGGCAATTTGCCTCAAGAAATGGCACGCTTACGTCGGCTTAAGTTTCTTGATTTAAGTTTCAACAGCTTCAGCGGGGAGGTTCCTTCCTTGTTTGGGTTTTTACACCAACTTCAAGTTCTAAATCTTGGAAATAATAGTTTCACTGGTACCATCCCTTCtttattttctaatatttccACACTTGAGACTTTAAATCTAAAATTCAATTCCATAGATGGTCAAATCCCAAAAGTGATTGGAAGTCTTATAAACCTTAGAGAATTAAACTTGAGGGGTAACAAGCTCATAGGCGCTATTCCTCTGTCTCTCTTGAATGCCTCAAGGTTGGAAACTTTAGAAATATCTTACAATTTACTTCAAGGAAACATTCCAGAAGGAATTGGCAATCTGCACAACATGAACGTGTTGTCCATACAAGATAATCAACTTACGGGTTCTATACCATTCACAATTTTCAATATTTCTATAATCGAATTCATTGCATTTTCAAACCATAGCTTATCAGGAAATCTTCCCAATGGGTTATGCAATGGTATCCCAATACTCAATGGGCTTTATTTGTCTTTTAACAAGCTTCATGGCCATGTGCCTACAAGCTTTCCAAATTGTTCAGAACTTCAAATATTATCTTTATCATATAATGAGTTTGATGGACCAATACATAGTGAAATTGAAAGATTAACTAATCTGCAGGGGTTGGCTCTCGGATCTAACCATTTCACTGGTATGTTTTATCTTATGAATGCTAGTAGCATTGTATCTAATTAA